The following are from one region of the Hyphomicrobium album genome:
- a CDS encoding Crp/Fnr family transcriptional regulator → MLTLLDPPNLASRTSSQDAATGADIYRRLAAGEMLFREGDARTHVYRVEQGSICLFKVRSDGSHDVLEFAFPGDIIGLGYLDHHVSAAQAAVETQVGCVPRAAVQLVLEKTPRITSRLTAAIEREVAFLRESQSQAGRTSPVERIAALFVTLSRCNAYEGRDPTLISDSLTCGVVAGYLNVSVDELADCLKELERRDLVEATPKGLRLKSFDELEQLADASGPVAAPL, encoded by the coding sequence ATGCTCACCCTTTTGGATCCTCCGAATTTAGCGTCGCGCACTTCGTCCCAGGATGCGGCGACGGGAGCGGATATCTACCGGCGTCTCGCAGCCGGCGAGATGCTGTTCCGCGAAGGCGATGCCCGCACCCACGTGTATCGGGTCGAACAAGGCTCCATTTGCCTCTTCAAGGTGCGCAGCGACGGCTCGCACGACGTGCTCGAGTTCGCGTTCCCCGGCGACATCATCGGCCTCGGCTACCTGGACCATCACGTCTCCGCCGCCCAGGCGGCGGTCGAGACGCAGGTCGGCTGCGTGCCACGCGCCGCCGTCCAGCTGGTGTTGGAAAAGACACCGCGCATAACCTCGCGCCTCACCGCCGCGATCGAGCGCGAAGTGGCATTCCTTCGGGAATCCCAGAGCCAGGCCGGTCGGACCAGCCCCGTCGAGCGCATCGCGGCGCTGTTCGTTACGCTGTCGCGTTGCAACGCCTACGAGGGCCGCGACCCCACGCTGATCTCCGACTCCCTCACCTGCGGCGTCGTTGCCGGCTATCTCAACGTGAGCGTCGATGAGCTGGCCGACTGCCTCAAGGAGCTCGAGCGGCGCGACCTCGTCGAGGCGACACCGAAGGGTCTTCGCCTGAAGAGCTTCGACGAGCTCGAGCAGCTCGCCGATGCGAGCGGTCCCGTCGCCGCGCCGCTATAG
- a CDS encoding L,D-transpeptidase — protein sequence MRSVVALCAVLAAVLVASPALAEKPLVVAATDPAAQAPGLSGPQASDAALPPAIGAPAQAEQAAPLAPPEPTLFANIDLTSQTMTVSDKNGAIASWKISSARGGYRTPTGTYTPHYTSRMHYSKQYHFSPMPYSVFFNEGVAVHGTGDLRNLGRPASHGCVRSHPKNAKVFYDLVQKHGMQMTRVTVSGKPPYSPAVADGPRRRRYAQPAYQPFNGFFGYQQAYQPKVKKAKKKQYGGSYNTW from the coding sequence ATGCGTTCGGTTGTGGCGTTGTGCGCGGTGTTAGCCGCTGTTCTCGTTGCTTCGCCCGCCCTGGCGGAAAAGCCGCTGGTGGTGGCTGCCACCGACCCGGCCGCCCAGGCGCCAGGCCTCTCCGGTCCGCAAGCCTCGGACGCGGCCCTGCCGCCGGCCATCGGGGCACCCGCTCAAGCCGAGCAGGCTGCGCCGCTTGCACCGCCGGAGCCGACCCTTTTCGCCAACATCGACCTCACCTCCCAAACGATGACCGTCTCCGACAAGAACGGGGCCATCGCCAGCTGGAAGATCTCGTCCGCCCGCGGCGGCTATCGCACGCCGACCGGCACCTACACGCCGCACTACACGTCGCGTATGCACTACTCCAAGCAGTACCACTTCTCGCCGATGCCCTATTCGGTGTTCTTCAACGAGGGCGTCGCGGTGCACGGCACCGGCGACCTGCGCAACCTTGGGCGCCCCGCTTCCCATGGGTGCGTGCGCTCGCATCCCAAGAACGCGAAAGTCTTCTACGACCTCGTGCAGAAGCACGGCATGCAGATGACCCGTGTCACGGTATCCGGCAAACCGCCGTATTCGCCGGCCGTTGCCGACGGTCCGCGCCGCCGCCGCTACGCGCAGCCGGCGTACCAGCCTTTCAACGGCTTCTTCGGCTACCAGCAGGCCTACCAGCCGAAGGTCAAGAAGGCGAAGAAGAAGCAGTACGGCGGCTCGTACAACACCTGGTGA
- a CDS encoding polymer-forming cytoskeletal protein, with protein MEDTSRVLIIREDTFLKGEIRNGGRIEVFGYVEGDIAGDLLVVQPGGRCFGKVKVDAADVRGQLQGDIHVRQLINIRGTGEVTGNVKYGKLSMELGGVLSAEMRNIPPSISGDLDLSVDKGKAVRITPQDLSAIDPDDVAELLTFTVSQVRNGFVTLATDPARPVEVFTQADLEQGTVLFRHDGTDEPRASFAVVVADRAGATSGAAQTVNVAVRSHA; from the coding sequence GTGGAAGATACGTCTCGCGTACTCATCATCCGAGAAGACACCTTCCTCAAAGGTGAGATCCGCAACGGCGGCCGTATCGAGGTCTTCGGCTATGTCGAAGGCGATATCGCCGGCGACCTGCTCGTCGTCCAGCCGGGCGGGCGCTGCTTCGGCAAGGTGAAGGTCGACGCGGCCGACGTGCGGGGTCAGCTGCAGGGCGACATTCACGTCCGCCAGCTCATCAATATTCGCGGCACCGGCGAGGTCACCGGCAACGTGAAGTACGGCAAGCTGTCGATGGAGTTGGGCGGCGTCCTGTCGGCCGAGATGCGCAACATCCCGCCGTCGATCTCCGGCGACCTCGACCTGTCGGTCGACAAGGGCAAGGCGGTGCGCATCACCCCGCAAGATCTTTCCGCCATCGATCCCGACGATGTCGCCGAGCTGCTCACCTTCACCGTGTCGCAGGTGCGGAACGGCTTCGTCACGCTCGCCACCGATCCGGCGCGGCCGGTCGAGGTGTTCACCCAGGCCGATCTCGAGCAGGGGACCGTATTGTTCCGTCACGACGGCACGGACGAACCGCGCGCGAGCTTCGCCGTCGTCGTCGCCGATCGCGCGGGCGCGACCTCGGGCGCGGCGCAGACGGTCAACGTCGCCGTTCGCTCGCACGCCTGA
- a CDS encoding DUF3175 domain-containing protein, whose product MPQKPDKWSKEVTEHDHPFALPPGIFKSADPDVIAAALQHSAEDPKRGTHDAYRTAMSMLDFYINRAGKNLSDSDRVALEKAKTALRKRFGRTDA is encoded by the coding sequence ATGCCGCAAAAGCCAGACAAGTGGTCGAAGGAAGTCACGGAGCACGACCATCCGTTCGCCCTGCCTCCTGGGATATTCAAGTCGGCGGATCCCGATGTCATCGCCGCCGCCCTGCAGCACTCGGCCGAGGACCCCAAGCGGGGCACGCACGACGCCTACCGCACGGCCATGTCGATGCTCGACTTCTACATCAATCGCGCCGGCAAGAATCTGTCCGACAGCGACCGCGTCGCGCTCGAGAAGGCCAAGACGGCGCTGCGCAAGCGCTTCGGCAGGACGGACGCCTAA
- a CDS encoding DUF1134 domain-containing protein has product MRRSIRSAVVAVLAVLAAPGMARAASCTPEQFAAAVDKSGAQLRAFNSEALPKLQDKLKQLKEKKGWDEEKSLGAVRGERTAKLDEDAENLIVKIDTLGRPPEKGEPDCSKLAELEAAGLELLAVMKAKSSYTLAKLDAAIDGKDVALAKKQATADGGKDTPEAKVATKSPAPQADATPPKPVAKSAQSWSTQTKPDPGRSVELEVPTMQPGPSVAMLEPLPPEEDGYNIDEIREISRGFFGTISTELGSVIEYAFSSAGRPDGYVLGTEGGGAFLAGLRYGSGTLYLRSGGSGKVYWHGPSAGLDFGASGSRTMFLIYRLREPQQLLRTFTGVDGSAYFIGGVGITFLKGGPVMMAPIRTGLGLRLGANIGYIRFTPQATWNPF; this is encoded by the coding sequence ATGCGTCGATCCATTCGTTCCGCCGTTGTGGCGGTCCTCGCCGTTCTCGCCGCACCGGGCATGGCTCGCGCCGCCTCATGCACGCCTGAGCAATTTGCCGCCGCGGTCGACAAATCCGGCGCGCAGCTGCGCGCATTCAATTCCGAGGCGTTGCCGAAGCTGCAGGACAAGCTCAAGCAGCTCAAGGAAAAGAAGGGTTGGGACGAAGAGAAGTCGCTGGGCGCCGTGCGCGGTGAGCGCACCGCGAAGCTCGACGAGGACGCCGAGAACCTCATCGTCAAGATCGACACCCTCGGCAGGCCGCCGGAGAAGGGCGAGCCCGACTGCAGCAAGCTCGCCGAGCTGGAAGCGGCAGGGCTCGAGCTGCTTGCGGTGATGAAGGCGAAGTCGAGCTATACGCTTGCCAAGCTCGATGCCGCGATCGACGGCAAGGATGTAGCGCTGGCGAAGAAGCAGGCCACGGCGGACGGCGGCAAAGATACCCCCGAGGCGAAGGTCGCCACCAAGTCTCCCGCGCCGCAAGCCGACGCGACGCCGCCCAAGCCGGTCGCCAAGTCCGCGCAAAGTTGGTCGACGCAGACCAAGCCGGATCCGGGCAGGAGTGTCGAGCTGGAGGTTCCGACCATGCAGCCGGGCCCCTCGGTGGCCATGCTCGAGCCGCTGCCTCCCGAAGAGGACGGCTACAACATCGATGAGATCCGCGAAATCTCGCGCGGCTTCTTCGGCACCATCTCGACGGAGCTCGGCAGCGTCATCGAGTACGCATTCTCGAGCGCTGGACGTCCCGACGGCTACGTGCTCGGCACCGAGGGCGGCGGCGCCTTCCTCGCCGGCCTACGGTACGGCAGCGGCACGCTCTACCTGCGCTCCGGCGGCAGCGGAAAGGTCTACTGGCACGGGCCGTCGGCCGGCCTCGACTTTGGTGCCTCGGGCTCGCGGACGATGTTCCTGATCTATCGCCTGCGCGAGCCGCAGCAGCTCCTGCGGACGTTCACTGGCGTCGACGGCTCTGCCTACTTCATCGGCGGCGTCGGCATCACCTTCCTGAAGGGCGGTCCGGTCATGATGGCGCCGATCCGCACCGGACTGGGCCTCCGCCTCGGCGCCAACATCGGCTACATCCGCTTTACGCCGCAGGCGACCTGGAATCCGTTTTGA
- a CDS encoding polysaccharide deacetylase family protein, whose translation MRTIITKAFFAAAALCSAHAVAIAQDAPMGPTQNGPPPAAEAPAAATPAAVPQPQMGPSAPAAKVTDCPGNPNPLGVSRVVEIDTTGGPGFGFQHYKMYDFLNPKEVVLTFDDGPLPNRTTAVLAALNAECTKAIFFSVGKVAAGYPDILHEVAKAGHTVGAHTMDHKDLSKLPFDDAKADIEKSFSVIHRAVGSGTAPFFRFPFLRHSPETLKYLADRNVAVFSTDIDSFDFKGGKPDALVKRIMANLDKRGKGIVLMHDIQPHTAAAMPALLKQLKAGGYKVVHMTAKTPIQTLPEFDEMVAKDMQGMPTALSDRPLNSVVKTISGQ comes from the coding sequence ATGCGCACGATCATAACCAAGGCCTTCTTCGCCGCCGCCGCCCTGTGCTCCGCGCACGCGGTAGCCATCGCGCAAGATGCGCCGATGGGCCCAACTCAAAATGGACCGCCGCCGGCCGCTGAGGCGCCGGCCGCAGCTACACCGGCTGCCGTCCCGCAGCCGCAGATGGGTCCGTCCGCACCAGCCGCCAAGGTAACCGACTGCCCCGGCAATCCCAATCCGCTCGGCGTCTCGCGCGTCGTCGAGATCGACACCACGGGCGGTCCGGGCTTCGGCTTCCAGCACTACAAGATGTACGACTTCCTCAATCCGAAGGAGGTCGTGCTGACGTTCGACGACGGCCCACTGCCCAATCGCACGACCGCCGTCCTCGCCGCGCTCAACGCCGAGTGCACCAAGGCGATCTTCTTCTCCGTCGGCAAGGTCGCCGCCGGCTATCCCGACATCCTGCACGAGGTCGCCAAGGCCGGACATACGGTCGGCGCCCACACGATGGACCACAAGGATCTGTCGAAGCTGCCGTTCGATGACGCGAAGGCCGACATCGAGAAATCGTTCAGCGTCATCCATCGCGCCGTCGGCTCAGGCACCGCGCCGTTCTTCCGCTTCCCGTTCCTGCGCCACTCGCCCGAGACGCTGAAGTATCTCGCCGATCGCAACGTTGCGGTGTTCTCCACCGACATCGACAGCTTCGACTTCAAGGGCGGTAAGCCCGACGCGCTGGTGAAGCGCATCATGGCCAACCTCGACAAGCGCGGCAAAGGCATCGTCCTGATGCACGACATCCAGCCGCATACGGCGGCGGCGATGCCGGCGCTACTCAAGCAGCTCAAGGCTGGCGGCTACAAGGTCGTGCATATGACGGCCAAAACGCCTATCCAGACGCTGCCCGAGTTCGACGAAATGGTGGCGAAGGACATGCAGGGCATGCCGACGGCCCTGTCCGACCGGCCGCTGAATTCCGTCGTCAAGACCATCAGCGGTCAATAA
- a CDS encoding thioesterase family protein, which translates to MTEAQTAPRLGSGRAPVFATPALVALLEAAAVACVEERIGAGQETLGIHIDVEHIAATPVGLKVTASAELVERDGRKLVFDVTARDERELIGRGRHTRIIVDSARFRAKLQAKGEN; encoded by the coding sequence GTGACCGAGGCGCAGACCGCGCCGCGGCTCGGCAGCGGGCGCGCGCCCGTTTTCGCCACCCCCGCCCTGGTCGCGCTGCTCGAAGCGGCAGCCGTCGCCTGCGTCGAGGAGAGGATCGGCGCCGGACAGGAGACGCTCGGCATACACATCGATGTTGAGCATATCGCGGCCACCCCGGTCGGCCTCAAGGTGACGGCGAGCGCCGAGCTCGTCGAGCGCGACGGCCGCAAACTCGTGTTCGACGTCACCGCCCGCGACGAACGCGAATTGATTGGCCGCGGACGGCACACGCGCATCATCGTCGACAGCGCGCGCTTCCGCGCCAAGTTGCAGGCGAAGGGCGAAAATTAA